The genomic segment CCCGGTCGAGGCCGAGACCCTAGACCTGCCTCGCGCCCCTGACAAGCCGACTTTCGTCGCCCCGATTGCACCCGCCCCGCGCCCAAGCTAGGCTCGCGCGATGGATACGCCCCCCCCCCTCGCCGATTTCGGCCATGTCACCGATTGGGTCTTCGACCTCGACAACACCCTCTACCCGCCCCAGGTTTGCCTCTTCCCGCAGATCGAGGCCCGTATGACCGCCTATGTGATGCGCGCGCTCAAGGTCGAACGCGCCGAGGCCGATCATCTGCGCAACCATTACTGGCAGCTCTACGGCACCACGCTCGCCGGGCTGATGCATGAACACGGGCTTGATCCGGGCCCCTATCTCATTGATGTGCATGACGTTTCCATGGCGGCCCTGCGCCCGGACCCGGATCTGCGCGCCGAGATCTCGGCCCTGCCCGGGCGCAAGATCGTCTACACGAACGGCTCCGCCCCCTATGCCGAGCGCGTCCTCGACGCCCGCGGCC from the Rhodobacter xanthinilyticus genome contains:
- a CDS encoding pyrimidine 5'-nucleotidase; the protein is MDTPPPLADFGHVTDWVFDLDNTLYPPQVCLFPQIEARMTAYVMRALKVERAEADHLRNHYWQLYGTTLAGLMHEHGLDPGPYLIDVHDVSMAALRPDPDLRAEISALPGRKIVYTNGSAPYAERVLDARGLSGLFDGIFGVEHADYHPKPQPRAFETVFARAAITPARAAMFEDDPRNLVAPRAMGMRTVHVAPEPAPAPQIEYHTADLTGFLRALRHARHTPRNP